A window from Sinanaerobacter sp. ZZT-01 encodes these proteins:
- a CDS encoding DUF2971 domain-containing protein, whose protein sequence is MKMSPEYMAELHKFLYLSNDSDMERLEPTVATHLKYIPRKKLYRYRKCNDRELQILEENSIWLSDPEKFPDMFDATIPMAERRYIDFEYPFFFSLEAAYKALVDTSEEGEIIPNKSDLLEAIYKTMAKYSQEEIDAELLKIFGEEEYRKILSHKLDFSRQIERTRKFLCTLSNSPRNSLTIASFTTRYDNRNMWENYAENYTGFCIEYCFSDSLLSLSSKSAWDILHLLAVKYFKKRPLFDYTDILQRIVQSDMKLTEFNIDVDEFLTQYYQSVTAKLYDYRAEQEWRLVMKRERLGKYSFPYASKIFLGKDMSDERIEQMSLIADKLNIPVFMQTINREGNTFEYQKNLI, encoded by the coding sequence ATGAAAATGTCACCTGAGTATATGGCAGAGTTACACAAGTTTCTATATTTGAGTAATGATTCTGATATGGAACGACTGGAACCTACTGTTGCAACTCATCTAAAATATATACCACGTAAAAAACTATATCGATATCGCAAATGCAACGATAGGGAACTACAAATCCTTGAAGAAAACTCGATTTGGCTTTCGGATCCAGAGAAATTTCCTGATATGTTTGATGCCACAATTCCCATGGCCGAAAGAAGGTATATAGATTTTGAATATCCTTTCTTTTTCAGCCTCGAAGCAGCCTACAAGGCTTTAGTAGACACATCAGAAGAAGGAGAAATAATTCCCAATAAGTCGGACCTTCTTGAGGCTATATACAAAACAATGGCAAAGTATAGCCAAGAGGAAATTGATGCAGAACTATTGAAGATTTTTGGTGAAGAAGAATACCGAAAAATACTAAGTCATAAATTGGATTTCTCACGCCAGATTGAACGAACGAGAAAATTTCTTTGCACTCTTTCTAATTCACCACGCAACTCACTAACTATTGCATCTTTTACAACGAGATATGATAACCGTAACATGTGGGAAAACTATGCTGAAAACTACACAGGATTTTGCATAGAATACTGTTTTTCTGACTCGCTATTATCCTTATCTTCAAAAAGTGCATGGGATATTTTGCACCTGCTCGCAGTTAAATATTTCAAAAAACGGCCTTTATTTGATTACACGGACATTCTTCAACGCATTGTACAATCTGATATGAAGTTGACAGAGTTCAATATCGACGTAGATGAATTCCTTACACAGTATTATCAGTCTGTTACTGCTAAACTTTATGATTATCGAGCGGAGCAAGAATGGCGATTGGTAATGAAACGTGAACGTCTTGGGAAATACAGTTTCCCGTATGCAAGTAAAATTTTTCTTGGGAAAGATATGTCAGATGAAAGAATCGAACAGATGAGCTTAATTGCGGATAAACTTAATATTCCGGTATTTATGCAAACGATAAATAGGGAGGGAAATACTTTCGAGTATCAAAAAAATCTAATATGA
- a CDS encoding TnpV protein, translated as MEQMKQQKGEFIMTQLTYQKNGDYFIPEITLDEQPEGTLTKYGLMRKEYLKEYKGGTYSGLLLSNKLKEHLLQIQQQAEERLEVLMEQMKKSEGITEELKAENQMLWVQKMNNIQHSAEEIVLTELIYS; from the coding sequence ATGGAACAAATGAAGCAACAGAAAGGGGAATTTATAATGACACAATTAACATATCAGAAGAACGGAGATTATTTCATACCAGAGATTACATTGGACGAACAGCCGGAGGGGACATTGACGAAATACGGATTGATGAGAAAGGAATATCTGAAGGAGTACAAGGGAGGAACTTACAGCGGTCTTCTTCTTTCCAACAAGCTGAAGGAACATCTACTACAGATTCAGCAGCAGGCAGAAGAGAGATTGGAAGTCCTCATGGAGCAGATGAAAAAGAGCGAGGGGATAACGGAGGAACTGAAGGCAGAGAATCAAATGCTTTGGGTTCAAAAAATGAACAATATTCAGCATTCAGCGGAGGAAATCGTTCTGACGGAACTAATATACAGCTAA
- a CDS encoding helix-turn-helix domain-containing protein — MTAITASNHIFQFNFDLTIKARTVYVYLAHRSNKMNTCFPGLKRIAQECGISVSSVQRAIRELLEFGLLKKQARHRDDRSQTSNLYILADNHSEIANFKQENRTTKARKEEIRKERMKEEQLVLEPNEVDSMTKTMQETELDSIKPEEEKANKMNEKEDDAPLKRLKESKQKRSKVHKILNAIFKTFQFRNLTRGGGQFDMPKNLERLTPLLSEKEKILLTIKTILSNRRSNAEVYNDIKFSTGYNKENHLKRR; from the coding sequence ATGACGGCAATTACTGCAAGTAATCATATATTTCAATTTAATTTTGATCTGACAATCAAAGCAAGGACGGTATACGTTTATCTTGCTCATCGGTCTAACAAAATGAATACATGCTTTCCAGGACTAAAGAGAATCGCACAGGAGTGTGGGATCTCTGTATCCAGTGTGCAGCGTGCCATTCGGGAGCTTTTAGAGTTTGGCCTTTTGAAAAAACAAGCTCGCCACAGAGACGATCGAAGCCAAACTTCAAACCTATATATTTTGGCAGATAATCACTCGGAGATTGCGAATTTTAAACAAGAAAACCGTACAACAAAAGCAAGAAAAGAAGAAATAAGAAAGGAGAGAATGAAGGAGGAGCAGCTAGTTTTGGAACCAAATGAGGTTGATTCTATGACCAAAACAATGCAAGAGACAGAGCTGGATTCTATAAAACCGGAAGAAGAGAAAGCAAATAAGATGAATGAAAAAGAGGATGACGCACCATTAAAACGATTGAAGGAATCAAAACAGAAGAGAAGTAAAGTACATAAGATTTTGAATGCCATTTTCAAAACCTTTCAATTTCGAAATTTGACTAGGGGGGGTGGTCAATTTGACATGCCTAAGAACTTAGAAAGACTAACACCTTTACTATCAGAAAAAGAAAAAATATTATTAACTATTAAAACTATATTAAGCAATAGGAGGAGCAATGCCGAAGTTTACAACGATATCAAGTTTAGCACAGGATACAATAAAGAAAATCACCTCAAACGAAGATAA
- a CDS encoding A24 family peptidase yields MICYLMPIPILAYAAYWDYRCRIIPNKAAALLIAVTFLKIILFNKDDFFISASERILGVLVPAMILFLLYKINQRGLGGGDYKLILSLGLFIGISALSTVLMLACILAILYCFIKKINAVPFAVPIFISYCFYCCSLV; encoded by the coding sequence ATGATTTGTTATTTGATGCCTATTCCTATTTTAGCGTATGCGGCTTATTGGGATTATCGCTGCCGTATCATCCCCAATAAAGCGGCAGCGTTGCTGATTGCGGTTACTTTTTTAAAAATCATCTTATTTAACAAGGATGATTTTTTTATTTCTGCCAGTGAAAGAATCTTAGGGGTGTTGGTGCCGGCTATGATTCTTTTTTTATTATATAAAATCAATCAAAGAGGTTTGGGAGGGGGTGATTATAAGCTAATTTTATCCCTGGGACTGTTTATCGGCATATCAGCCTTAAGCACAGTCTTAATGCTTGCGTGTATTTTAGCCATCTTGTATTGCTTCATCAAAAAAATAAATGCTGTACCGTTTGCAGTCCCTATCTTTATAAGTTATTGCTTCTATTGTTGTTCTCTTGTGTAA
- a CDS encoding zeta toxin family protein, whose amino-acid sequence MNFTLDKSTHDRLFQQIKKDVFKNKFPEKNPEIFIVGGQPGSGKSTLIKKLSSQHNAAVIINGDDYRKYHPQSDYIGSVHNKRYTEFTDADVRVWTKKIFTYAINNQYSIIFEGTFRTMEICDTIKQLKCSGYQVNVQVMAVDRYQSRLATMYRYERQLIQGYIARYTSAQSHEDAYKNMPITLKKILEDGNANSIELYGRNGKIPISDGIIKCLNMERNRSWTPNEHGLFLCHAKEVAKMIKERNSSAKEICEIRQLIKIAEKEKLLDCLGIERE is encoded by the coding sequence ATGAACTTTACATTAGATAAAAGTACTCATGATCGGCTGTTTCAACAAATAAAAAAAGATGTATTTAAAAATAAATTTCCGGAAAAAAATCCGGAAATTTTTATTGTAGGGGGACAGCCTGGTTCTGGTAAAAGTACACTGATTAAAAAATTATCTTCGCAGCATAATGCTGCGGTTATTATTAATGGGGATGATTACCGTAAGTATCATCCCCAAAGTGATTATATCGGTAGCGTACATAATAAAAGATATACAGAATTTACCGATGCAGATGTCCGAGTGTGGACAAAAAAGATATTTACTTATGCAATTAATAATCAGTATAGCATTATTTTTGAAGGTACGTTTCGAACAATGGAAATTTGCGATACGATAAAACAGTTAAAGTGTAGTGGGTACCAGGTGAATGTGCAAGTTATGGCTGTTGATCGTTATCAAAGTAGGTTGGCTACGATGTATCGATATGAAAGGCAGCTTATACAAGGTTATATTGCAAGATATACATCGGCTCAAAGTCACGAAGATGCATATAAAAATATGCCTATTACACTCAAAAAAATACTTGAGGATGGTAATGCCAACTCGATTGAATTGTATGGCAGAAATGGGAAGATACCGATTTCAGACGGTATAATTAAATGTTTAAATATGGAACGAAATAGATCATGGACACCAAATGAACATGGTCTATTTTTATGTCATGCAAAAGAAGTCGCAAAGATGATAAAGGAAAGAAACAGCAGCGCAAAAGAGATTTGTGAAATACGACAGTTAATTAAAATTGCAGAGAAAGAAAAGCTGTTGGATTGCTTAGGAATAGAAAGGGAATAA
- a CDS encoding S-layer homology domain-containing protein: MKKKSIMLALTLVVAIASSTISFAAAQPNFKDTKVTDWYYSYMSKLVDKGAISGYPDKTFRPNKTMTNAEFITTIVAATVGKQDKTGQHWASGYFEAAKKNEMLIGDEMQQSDWNKPITRQKMAVVIARTTEKVLKEEPIANVDKFKNEIKDYAGLCDYCKPYILQAYGKGIISGYPDGTFGGSKTATRAEVCSMLTRMLEPADRTTEKVVDKDKTGTIKDIITNSQDIFGGKHLTTYVISDPKLWNMELGEDRFSKYIILKNPGLEFFVINGKVVDSFSLTEMRDGRFAIEYELLLHKENMQGRAPIDITKVDYIGSYDTVNPVLTLIPNPFKK; this comes from the coding sequence ATGAAGAAAAAGAGCATTATGTTGGCACTGACTTTAGTCGTGGCCATTGCATCGTCTACCATATCCTTTGCAGCAGCGCAACCTAATTTTAAAGATACAAAAGTAACTGATTGGTACTACTCTTACATGAGTAAACTTGTGGATAAGGGAGCTATCAGCGGGTATCCGGATAAGACCTTCCGGCCAAACAAAACGATGACGAATGCGGAGTTTATTACCACCATCGTCGCAGCGACAGTAGGCAAACAAGATAAAACTGGCCAGCATTGGGCAAGTGGCTATTTCGAGGCAGCAAAGAAAAATGAGATGCTGATTGGGGATGAGATGCAGCAGTCAGATTGGAATAAACCGATTACACGCCAGAAGATGGCAGTTGTCATTGCAAGAACCACTGAAAAGGTTCTAAAAGAAGAACCGATTGCCAATGTAGATAAATTTAAAAATGAAATAAAGGATTATGCAGGACTTTGTGACTACTGCAAACCATATATTTTGCAAGCTTACGGGAAGGGTATCATATCTGGTTATCCGGATGGAACCTTTGGGGGAAGCAAAACTGCAACAAGAGCTGAGGTTTGCTCGATGCTTACAAGGATGCTGGAGCCGGCAGATCGAACCACCGAAAAAGTGGTGGATAAAGACAAGACGGGAACAATCAAGGATATTATTACAAATTCACAGGATATTTTTGGGGGAAAACATCTGACCACATATGTAATCTCTGATCCGAAGCTTTGGAATATGGAACTTGGAGAAGATAGATTTTCAAAGTATATTATTTTGAAAAATCCAGGATTGGAATTTTTCGTAATTAATGGGAAAGTAGTTGATTCCTTTAGTTTGACTGAAATGAGAGATGGGCGCTTTGCTATAGAATATGAATTACTATTGCACAAAGAAAATATGCAGGGACGTGCGCCGATAGACATTACAAAAGTAGACTACATCGGCAGCTATGATACAGTTAACCCAGTGCTGACTCTAATACCAAATCCATTCAAAAAATAA
- a CDS encoding DUF4320 family protein, translated as MRRRKLQAFQRWKAFFSGREGELLWEPIVIMLIIVIMILNCMNLLQMMVKYQHVHYIAKELAQTIELNGQVTSDVKEQLRDLNDKLQTNAKMTVENIRYLDSSKKIQFRDSFTVVVEDSYDMTILTPAFSKRPVVLKIPIKSTIEGMSEVYWKDY; from the coding sequence ATGAGAAGGAGAAAGTTACAGGCTTTTCAGCGATGGAAAGCCTTCTTTTCCGGTAGAGAAGGTGAACTGCTATGGGAACCAATCGTGATCATGCTGATTATTGTCATTATGATTTTGAACTGCATGAATTTGCTTCAAATGATGGTGAAATACCAGCATGTGCACTATATTGCAAAGGAACTTGCGCAGACCATTGAACTGAATGGACAGGTTACAAGTGATGTAAAGGAGCAGCTTCGAGATTTGAATGATAAATTACAAACGAATGCAAAAATGACCGTGGAAAATATAAGGTATCTTGATTCTTCTAAGAAAATACAGTTTCGAGATTCCTTTACGGTAGTGGTGGAGGACAGTTATGATATGACTATTTTGACACCGGCATTTTCAAAACGGCCGGTTGTATTAAAAATCCCTATAAAAAGTACCATTGAGGGAATGTCTGAAGTGTATTGGAAGGATTATTAG